A part of Arachis hypogaea cultivar Tifrunner chromosome 12, arahy.Tifrunner.gnm2.J5K5, whole genome shotgun sequence genomic DNA contains:
- the LOC112726947 gene encoding uncharacterized protein, giving the protein MTSTIVREQNLDKHIHKQMGCMAGFLNIFDRHQILAGKRISSAKRLPPPQPDSSPEPENHVASPARPATPSPERVKQSPAREHTVSTVTTLPVLEFKEGTRSTWKFSREAPRLSLDSRTRTSSPSLSLSPNLNPDDRGEKLSSEIQLQRRSTSVVARLMGLESLPGPDSDSGPNKKPELRRSASESRASRDLNRFFDAANSNGFQLNLKQVQQRQQYTQPQGIVSEGLNNNAGSDPVEQGARNNNNAKGEKNYNNNARNRGVVTMVQKKSFFDSADFFPEVPKRSVSIYGEIERRLRMRGIDEPSKDLETLKHILEALQLKGLLHSKNHANRSNGNNNYNHNHNHMNFVLDGGRTKNDSPIVVIKPVRSNRTGRTGSQSPPNSSVRSSPRARRNERQPEVDRRSRNARSPPVCRSPNRRNVAPNAAENHHHSRVYYNDGFDSRKVSPVQSPRVNSRRTTPVHSPRMRKPIDQKDEKVLTVAEDESSTVSESSFSTSSHTDTERYRLEEYKEGRNLLDRCDKLLNSIAEMTASNELQPSPVSVLDSSFYRDEWCLPSPITKRCIDYKDQAAESEDDMWSAAFCSSEAKSEDATEDNDFSYVSEILKACTYLPENGDVFALLEKQQILKGKDTSKASTIQRRLVFDTVRDILSRHRRLPPWKAAFGGDERQRVWSEFRRIRGDREEEEEWSEKDMFEVICGVLRKDMAEDVEGWGEWTVEIGDMVLDIERLVFKDLIGETIRELATCASSQRNRVFALRRKLVF; this is encoded by the exons ATGACGAGTACCATAGTGAGAGAACAGAACCTGGACAAGCACATTCACAAGCAAATGGGGTGCATGGCTGGCTTCCTTAACATCTTCGACCGCCACCAGATTCTCGCCGGAAAACGCATCTCCTCCGCCAAACGCCTCCCTCCTCCG CAACCGGATTCCTCGCCAGAGCCGGAGAACCACGTGGCTTCACCGGCGCGTCCAGCAACGCCATCACCGGAGCGCGTGAAACAGAGTCCAGCGAGAGAGCACACAGTTTCGACGGTTACTACTCTGCCGGTTCTAGAATTCAAGGAAGGGACGAGGTCCACGTGGAAGTTCTCAAGGGAGGCTCCGAGGCTCTCATTGGACAGCAGGACCCGAACCAGCTCCCCGAGCCTTAGCCTCTCCCCGAACCTCAATCCAGACGACCGAGGCGAGAAACTGTCTTCAGAGATACAGTTACAGCGCCGTTCCACCAGCGTCGTCGCGAGGCTCATGGGCCTGGAGTCCTTACCGGGTCCAGACTCGGATTCAGGGCCCAATAAGAAACCTGAGCTCCGAAGATCCGCTTCCGAGTCCAGAGCCTCCAGAGATCTCAACCGATTCTTCGACGCCGCTAACAGCAACGGTTTTCAGCTGAACCTCAAGCAGGTGCAGCAACGGCAACAGTACACTCAACCGCAGGGGATTGTTTCCGAGGGTCTGAACAACAATGCAGGTTCAGATCCGGTGGAGCAGGGTGCACGGAACAACAACAACGCGAAGGGAGAGAAGAACtataacaacaatgcaaggaacaGGGGAGTGGTTACGATGGTGCAGAAGAAGAGCTTCTTTGACTCCGCGGATTTCTTTCCTGAGGTACCGAAACGCAGCGTTTCGATCTACGGCGAGATCGAGAGGAGGCTGAGGATGCGAGGAATCGACGAGCCTTCGAAGGATCTAGAAACTCTGAAACATATCTTGGAGGCTTTGCAGCTTAAAGGACTCTTGCATTCGAAGAATCACGCAAATCGGAGTAACGGTAACAACAACTATAATCACAATCACAATCACATGAACTTCGTTCTAGATGGCGGAAGAACGAAGAACGATTCTCCTATTGTTGTGATTAAACCGGTTCGATCCAACCGAACCGGAAGAACTGGTAGCCAGTCTCCTCCGAATTCAAGCGTCCGGTCTAGTCCGAGGGCTCGCCGGAACGAACGTCAGCCGGAGGTTGACCGGAGAAGTAGAAACGCGAGATCGCCGCCGGTTTGCAGGAGTCCGAACCGGAGGAATGTAGCGCCGAACGCGGCGGAGAATCATCACCACAGTAGAGTGTATTATAACGACGGGTTTGATTCGAGAAAGGTGTCTCCGGTTCAGTCGCCGAGAGTAAACTCGAGAAGAACCACACCGGTTCATTCTCCGAGAATGAGAAAACCGATTGATCAGAAGGACGAGAAGGTGTTGACTGTGGCAGAGGATGAATCTTCCACAGTTTCAGAGAGTAGCTTCAGCACTTCCTCGCATACAGACACAGAG AGGTACAGATTGGAAGAGTACAAAGAAGGGAGGAATTTACTGGACAGGTGTGACAAGTTGCTGAACAGCATAGCGGAAATGACGGCCTCGAACGAGTTGCAACCCAGTCCCGTATCGGTTCTTGACTCGTCCTTCTACAGGGACGAGTGGTGTTTACCTTCCCCAATCACAAAACGCTGCATTGATTACAAAG ATCAAGCGGCGGAGTCGGAAGATGATATGTGGAGTGCGGCATTTTGCAGCAGCGAAGCCAAGTCGGAGGATGCAACAGAGGACAACGACTTCTCTTACGTGTCAGAAATCCTGAAGGCATGCACTTACCTACCCGAGAACGGCGACGTTTTCGCTTTATTAGAGAAGCAGCAGATTCTAAAGGGAAAAGACACCTCAAAGGCCTCAACAATTCAGAGGCGGTTAGTGTTCGACACGGTCCGTGATATCTTGTCCCGGCATCGTCGGCTTCCGCCATGGAAGGCGGCGTTCGGTGGCGATGAGAGGCAGAGGGTATGGTCCGAGTTTAGGAGAATACGAGGAGatagggaggaggaggaggagtggTCGGAGAAGGACATGTTTGAGGTTATATGCGGGGTTTTGAGGAAGGACATGGCGGAGGATGTTGAGGGTTGGGGGGAATGGACGGTGGAGATTGGAGATATGGTGCTGGACATCGAACGGCTCGTGTTCAAGGACCTGATTGGCGAGACCATACGAGAGTTAGCCACGTGTGCTTCCTCCCAACGTAACAGAGTTTTTGCGCTTCGTAGGAAGCTCGTCTTTTGA